A single Wolbachia endosymbiont (group A) of Bibio marci DNA region contains:
- a CDS encoding dihydroorotase: protein MTQTWNLLQTGQKEGYKIAYTNARIIDPETKLDIKGSLLTEGDKIVDFGESLFSTSGVDETIDCKGLVLMPGLIDIHVHFREPGQEHKETIYTGSKSAAAGGVTTVVCQPNTVPAIDSVVLAKYLKYRALETSHVNVEFYAKITTSEEKLTEMALLKEAGAVGFTDDGMPVMNPMIMRQALLYSSMLGVPIAQHAEDLNLSAGGAINEGKISEELGVKGILSASESVMVNRDILLMKDMENVHYHILHVSSKDSLDAIERAKDLGLNVTCEVTPHHFTLTEDIVKQHGAIAKMNPPLRTEEDRLAMIEGLKTGVIDCIATDHAPHDRNSKDLPLENAAFGIVGLETMLPLSLELYHSGQMGLLDVLAKLTYKPADIIHVPRGRIQKNLAADLILVDLNHEWEIKIDNFASKSKNSPFGGRKVKGHVVRTVVSGKTIYSQKS from the coding sequence ATGACTCAAACTTGGAATTTGTTGCAAACAGGGCAAAAGGAAGGCTATAAAATTGCGTATACTAATGCTCGTATTATCGATCCGGAAACTAAACTTGATATAAAAGGTTCATTATTGACTGAAGGAGATAAAATTGTCGACTTTGGTGAATCATTATTTTCAACAAGTGGGGTCGACGAAACAATAGACTGTAAAGGGCTTGTTCTAATGCCAGGCCTTATTGACATTCACGTACATTTTCGTGAACCAGGCCAAGAACATAAAGAAACTATATATACAGGCAGCAAATCTGCAGCTGCGGGAGGCGTTACAACTGTAGTTTGTCAGCCAAACACTGTTCCAGCAATTGATAGCGTTGTTTTGGCTAAATATTTGAAATATAGAGCACTTGAAACTTCACATGTAAACGTTGAATTTTACGCTAAAATCACCACTTCGGAAGAAAAATTGACTGAAATGGCACTTTTAAAGGAAGCAGGTGCGGTTGGGTTCACTGATGATGGCATGCCAGTTATGAACCCAATGATTATGAGACAGGCGCTGCTTTATTCAAGTATGCTGGGTGTTCCTATTGCTCAACATGCAGAAGATTTAAATTTATCAGCAGGTGGTGCAATCAACGAAGGTAAAATTTCTGAAGAATTGGGAGTAAAGGGAATCTTGAGTGCATCAGAATCGGTTATGGTAAATCGCGATATACTGCTCATGAAAGATATGGAGAATGTGCACTACCATATTCTACATGTCTCTTCAAAAGATTCACTTGATGCTATTGAACGTGCAAAAGACTTGGGATTAAATGTTACGTGCGAAGTAACCCCTCATCACTTCACTTTGACTGAAGATATAGTAAAACAACATGGAGCAATTGCAAAAATGAACCCGCCACTTCGCACTGAAGAAGATCGTTTAGCTATGATTGAAGGTTTAAAGACAGGTGTGATTGATTGCATTGCAACCGACCACGCTCCGCATGATCGTAATTCTAAAGATCTTCCACTTGAAAATGCTGCATTTGGTATTGTTGGTCTTGAGACAATGCTGCCCCTTTCACTTGAACTCTATCACAGTGGGCAAATGGGTCTACTTGATGTGCTTGCAAAATTGACATATAAGCCTGCAGACATAATACACGTACCACGTGGTCGTATACAGAAAAACCTTGCCGCGGACTTAATTTTAGTTGACCTCAATCATGAATGGGAAATTAAAATTGACAACTTTGCTAGTAAATCAAAGAATTCCCCTTTCGGTGGGCGCAAAGTAAAAGGACACGTAGTACGCACTGTTGTGTCTGGCAAAACTATATACTCACAGAAAAGTTAG
- a CDS encoding dicarboxylate/amino acid:cation symporter: protein MHKFAILFSILLAIVAYYLNSEIIFEIAKLFSDIFVSFLKLISLPLVFLSIVSTISGLKDSIEIKTLVKKTLFYTLLTTIIAAFVALSFYLLIDPARKNFISNTIGNINSNNHSYFSYLKSLIPSNFVQVFLENNMIGSILIAFLMGGAIVSLSKEKQDILHQIFSALFDTLLKIAQGLLRFIPLAVWSFITCFLHELKGGSEFYSLLWYFVCIMSANFVQAFLILPLLMWYKGISPIQTLRGVMPALTLAFFSKSSSATLPTTIDCVQNKLKVPKKLSSFILPICTTINMNACAAFILITVMFVAEMNGYVFSLSEMFIWIFLATGAAIGNAGVPMGCYFMATSYLMSMNVPLHIMGLILPIYTIIDMFETAINVWSDICITQIINKECNSET, encoded by the coding sequence ATGCACAAGTTTGCAATACTCTTTTCTATACTGCTTGCAATAGTTGCTTACTATTTAAACAGTGAGATTATATTTGAAATAGCAAAGCTGTTTAGTGACATATTTGTTAGTTTTTTGAAATTAATAAGTTTACCTTTAGTTTTTCTATCAATAGTTTCCACAATTTCAGGACTCAAAGACTCAATTGAAATTAAAACCTTAGTTAAGAAAACACTATTTTATACGCTGCTTACAACTATTATAGCTGCGTTTGTTGCATTATCGTTTTACCTGCTAATAGATCCAGCAAGAAAAAATTTCATAAGTAATACGATAGGGAATATTAACAGCAATAACCACAGTTATTTTTCATATTTAAAATCACTCATTCCTTCGAATTTTGTGCAAGTTTTTCTTGAAAATAATATGATTGGTAGCATATTAATCGCTTTTTTGATGGGTGGAGCTATTGTTTCACTTTCAAAAGAAAAGCAGGACATATTACATCAAATATTCTCTGCACTTTTCGATACGTTACTTAAAATTGCTCAAGGGTTATTGAGATTTATTCCGCTTGCTGTGTGGTCTTTTATTACATGTTTTTTGCACGAATTAAAAGGTGGTAGCGAGTTCTACAGTCTTTTATGGTATTTTGTTTGCATAATGTCTGCAAATTTTGTGCAGGCATTTCTGATTTTACCGCTACTTATGTGGTATAAAGGCATATCACCAATTCAAACGCTAAGGGGGGTTATGCCAGCGTTGACGCTCGCATTTTTCTCTAAGTCATCCAGTGCAACGCTGCCCACAACCATAGATTGTGTGCAAAATAAGCTAAAGGTGCCAAAGAAATTGTCGTCTTTTATTTTACCAATATGCACAACAATTAATATGAATGCATGTGCTGCATTTATACTAATCACTGTAATGTTTGTTGCAGAAATGAACGGATACGTATTTTCCTTGAGCGAAATGTTTATATGGATTTTTTTAGCTACAGGGGCTGCAATTGGCAATGCTGGAGTGCCGATGGGGTGCTATTTTATGGCAACCAGTTATCTCATGTCGATGAATGTTCCTCTGCATATTATGGGACTGATTTTGCCTATTTATACAATCATCGATATGTTTGAAACTGCAATAAACGTGTGGTCTGATATTTGTATCACTCAGATAATTAATAAAGAATGTAATAGTGAAACTTAA
- the pyrE gene encoding orotate phosphoribosyltransferase: MILDENNLIIKEFKKAEAILHGHFVLSSGLHSDTYIQCAKIFENPSRAMKVCALLADKIKKELNSSIDLILSPAIGGIIVGYEIGRQLGIKTMFCERVNGKFELRRGFKIKKGEKILLIEDVITTGKSSLEAVECAEGKGGKVVAEASLIKRNSETKLPFPVISLIELNIKNYSEEELPSELKQLPITKPGSREYLTK, encoded by the coding sequence ATGATATTAGACGAAAATAATCTAATAATAAAAGAATTTAAAAAAGCAGAAGCAATTTTGCATGGGCATTTTGTTTTATCATCCGGACTGCATAGTGACACATACATACAGTGTGCGAAGATTTTTGAAAATCCAAGCAGAGCCATGAAAGTTTGCGCATTATTAGCAGATAAAATAAAAAAAGAATTAAATAGCTCCATAGATTTAATATTATCTCCTGCAATTGGTGGAATAATTGTGGGTTATGAGATTGGCAGGCAGCTTGGAATAAAGACAATGTTTTGCGAGCGCGTTAACGGCAAGTTTGAATTACGCCGTGGATTTAAGATCAAAAAGGGTGAGAAAATATTACTTATCGAGGATGTAATAACCACAGGCAAATCTTCACTTGAAGCAGTGGAATGTGCAGAAGGGAAAGGAGGTAAAGTTGTTGCTGAAGCTTCTTTGATAAAGAGAAATAGTGAAACGAAACTGCCTTTTCCTGTCATATCTTTGATTGAACTGAACATCAAAAACTACAGCGAGGAAGAACTTCCAAGTGAATTAAAACAACTACCCATAACAAAACCTGGGAGTAGAGAATATTTAACAAAGTAA
- the typA gene encoding translational GTPase TypA, whose translation MNEFKSIRNIAIIAHVDHGKTTLLDNMLKQSGTFRENQEVQERVMDSGDQERERGITILAKCTSIMWGDEKINIIDTPGHADFGGEVERVLCMADGVLLLVDAAEGPMPQTKFVLSKALKANLKPIVIINKVDRPDSRIDEVLNEIYELFFNLDATNEQLDFPVLYASGRNGWCAKELSDERKDLSPLFSTVIDYIKPSVYDQNAPFAMLVTLLESDKFLGRILTGKVYQGVAKVNSDLKVLDLDGKVIERGRLTKLLSFSGLKRIPVEQAVAGDIIAIAGLEKASVSDTISVPEMTTAVSSTPVDPPTMAITLSVNDSPFAGQEGTKLTSTAIKDRLYAEAETNVAITVTLAPSGEAFEVGGRGELQLGVLIENMRREGFELSVSRPRVLFKEEGGKKLEPIEEVVIDVDDEYSGIIMEKLSFRKGEVTDMRPSGNGRTRLTFLVPSRGLIGYQGEFLTDSRGTGIINRLFHSYAPHKGPISGRRNGVLISTDKGEAMAYAIFNLQDRGIMFIKPQDKVYCGMIVGQHSRDNDLEINVLKGKQLTNVRASGSDEAIKLTPPKMMTLEDMIAYIDDDELVEVTPKSIRLRKKFLDPNERKRAGRAKNKE comes from the coding sequence ATGAACGAATTTAAATCGATCCGAAATATAGCAATAATCGCACACGTTGACCACGGTAAAACCACTTTACTTGATAACATGTTAAAACAAAGTGGCACGTTCCGCGAGAATCAAGAAGTTCAAGAACGAGTGATGGATAGTGGTGACCAAGAGCGTGAACGCGGAATTACAATACTTGCAAAATGTACATCAATAATGTGGGGCGATGAAAAGATCAATATTATTGATACGCCAGGGCACGCGGACTTTGGTGGAGAAGTAGAAAGGGTATTGTGCATGGCAGATGGTGTGTTGCTGCTGGTTGATGCTGCAGAAGGTCCCATGCCACAAACTAAGTTTGTGTTGTCAAAAGCACTAAAAGCAAATTTGAAGCCAATTGTGATAATCAATAAGGTCGACCGACCAGACAGCAGAATTGACGAAGTATTAAATGAAATATATGAGTTATTTTTTAACCTTGATGCAACCAACGAGCAGCTAGATTTTCCAGTGTTGTATGCTTCAGGTAGAAATGGCTGGTGTGCTAAGGAGCTTTCTGATGAAAGAAAAGATTTAAGCCCATTATTTTCAACGGTTATAGATTATATAAAACCTTCTGTTTATGATCAAAATGCACCTTTTGCTATGTTGGTCACTCTACTTGAGTCTGATAAGTTTCTTGGCAGAATATTGACAGGAAAGGTTTATCAGGGTGTTGCAAAAGTCAATTCAGATCTTAAGGTGCTTGACCTCGATGGCAAAGTAATTGAACGAGGAAGATTAACTAAATTGCTCTCATTTTCTGGCTTGAAACGCATTCCAGTAGAGCAGGCTGTAGCGGGAGACATAATTGCAATTGCAGGGCTTGAAAAAGCTTCGGTTTCAGATACCATTTCTGTGCCAGAAATGACAACTGCAGTAAGCTCAACTCCAGTTGATCCGCCAACAATGGCGATTACTCTGAGCGTTAATGATTCGCCTTTTGCTGGACAAGAAGGTACAAAGCTTACTTCAACTGCTATAAAGGATCGCTTATACGCGGAGGCAGAAACAAATGTTGCAATTACTGTGACTTTGGCACCAAGCGGTGAAGCGTTTGAAGTAGGTGGACGCGGTGAGTTGCAGCTTGGAGTGTTAATTGAAAATATGAGAAGGGAGGGTTTTGAGCTTTCGGTATCACGCCCTCGCGTGTTATTTAAAGAAGAAGGCGGTAAAAAACTTGAACCTATAGAAGAAGTAGTAATTGATGTAGATGATGAATATAGTGGAATCATCATGGAAAAACTCAGCTTCCGTAAAGGTGAAGTGACTGACATGAGACCTTCTGGTAATGGCAGGACAAGATTAACGTTTTTAGTGCCATCAAGAGGATTAATTGGTTATCAAGGAGAGTTTTTAACTGATTCTCGGGGCACAGGCATAATTAACCGTTTATTTCACAGTTATGCTCCACATAAAGGTCCAATTTCTGGAAGGCGCAATGGAGTTTTAATTTCTACAGATAAGGGTGAGGCTATGGCGTATGCAATTTTCAATTTGCAAGACAGGGGAATTATGTTTATTAAGCCACAGGATAAGGTATATTGTGGCATGATTGTCGGCCAGCATAGCCGTGACAATGATTTGGAGATAAATGTGCTAAAAGGTAAGCAATTAACAAACGTAAGAGCTTCAGGTAGTGATGAAGCCATAAAACTCACTCCTCCAAAGATGATGACACTGGAGGATATGATAGCGTATATAGACGATGATGAATTGGTGGAAGTAACTCCAAAATCTATACGTTTACGCAAGAAATTCCTTGATCCAAATGAACGTAAGCGCGCAGGAAGGGCAAAGAATAAGGAGTAA
- a CDS encoding Rpn family recombination-promoting nuclease/putative transposase → MAFSKFLDPKNNFAFKRIFGTEKNKDILVHFLNDILGLTGEAEIKDVKFLSPIQNPEIAAKKESIVDVLCRDFTGVQFICEMQVARTSGFEKRAQYYAAKAYSSQADVGARYQDLKGVVFIAITDFILFPDKVAYKSDHVTFDKVTYEHDLKDFSFTFIELPKFPKTKEDQLENIVEKWCYFFKHASETSEEDLKKIVGSDVIIGRAYNELNQYNWSEEERFTYGQDKKREDDNLSCLNQKFDEGKIEGKIEVAKNLLKADISIDIISQTTGLPQAEIKRLQEEIT, encoded by the coding sequence ATGGCCTTTTCAAAATTTCTCGATCCAAAAAACAATTTCGCGTTCAAGAGAATATTTGGTACTGAGAAAAATAAAGACATTCTTGTTCATTTTCTCAATGATATTCTAGGTCTCACTGGTGAGGCTGAAATAAAAGATGTAAAATTTCTAAGTCCCATTCAAAACCCTGAAATTGCTGCCAAAAAGGAAAGTATTGTTGATGTATTATGTAGAGATTTTACGGGTGTTCAATTTATTTGCGAGATGCAAGTTGCTAGGACTAGTGGTTTTGAGAAACGTGCTCAATATTATGCTGCTAAAGCTTATTCAAGCCAAGCTGACGTAGGTGCCCGATATCAAGACCTTAAAGGAGTTGTCTTTATTGCTATCACTGATTTTATTCTATTTCCTGATAAAGTAGCCTACAAGTCCGATCACGTTACTTTTGATAAGGTCACTTACGAACATGACCTGAAGGACTTTAGTTTTACTTTCATAGAACTACCGAAATTTCCAAAAACAAAAGAGGATCAATTAGAGAATATAGTTGAAAAATGGTGTTATTTCTTTAAGCATGCAAGTGAGACTAGTGAAGAGGATCTAAAAAAAATAGTAGGAAGTGATGTAATTATTGGTAGAGCTTATAATGAGTTGAATCAATATAATTGGAGTGAAGAAGAGCGGTTTACGTACGGTCAAGATAAGAAACGTGAAGATGATAATTTATCCTGCCTTAACCAAAAATTTGATGAGGGAAAGATTGAAGGAAAGATTGAAGTAGCAAAAAACCTACTTAAGGCTGACATCTCTATTGATATTATCTCTCAGACAACCGGCCTTCCTCAAGCTGAGATTAAACGACTTCAGGAAGAAATCACCTAA
- a CDS encoding Mrp/NBP35 family ATP-binding protein encodes MINEEIVRENLKKVIEQKSGKDVIALGIISSIIIKGGDIGFVLEVAGNTQANEELRRNCEQAVKAIPGVTKVIVVATGQKQTGQQKAKLHIEGVKNIIVVASGKGGVGKSTVALNLALSLAKLKHKVALVDADIYGPSIPQMLGTEKLKPEIQGGKAIPIEKYGLHTISIGYFVDKDRAAIWRGPMITKALYNLLMGTKWSDIEYLIVDTPPGTGDVHLSLMENFNLTGAIIVSTPQELSLIDARKIYDMLKKLSVPVIGIVENMSYFIQNDSEIYIFGKDGAKKMSEELGIKLLGRIPLDPQICHASDCGNPLMLSEDLAEIYEDIAQSIVKQ; translated from the coding sequence ATGATCAACGAAGAAATTGTAAGAGAGAACTTAAAAAAAGTCATAGAGCAAAAAAGCGGTAAAGATGTGATCGCTCTTGGCATAATATCCTCAATCATTATTAAAGGCGGGGACATTGGTTTTGTGCTTGAAGTTGCCGGTAACACGCAAGCAAACGAAGAATTAAGAAGAAATTGTGAGCAAGCTGTTAAAGCTATACCGGGGGTGACAAAAGTGATCGTGGTTGCTACTGGTCAAAAACAAACTGGGCAACAAAAAGCTAAATTACATATCGAAGGAGTGAAAAATATAATCGTTGTGGCCTCTGGTAAAGGCGGTGTGGGCAAGTCCACAGTTGCGCTAAATCTTGCTCTCTCATTAGCAAAGTTGAAACATAAAGTTGCGCTGGTTGATGCAGATATATATGGTCCTTCAATTCCTCAAATGCTTGGCACTGAAAAATTAAAGCCAGAAATACAGGGTGGAAAAGCAATACCTATAGAAAAGTATGGACTGCATACTATTTCAATCGGCTATTTTGTTGACAAGGATCGTGCAGCAATATGGCGCGGACCTATGATCACAAAAGCACTTTATAATCTGCTCATGGGAACAAAATGGTCCGATATAGAGTATTTGATAGTTGATACACCACCTGGAACTGGCGATGTGCATTTAAGTCTGATGGAAAATTTTAACTTAACCGGGGCGATAATAGTTTCAACTCCACAGGAGCTCTCTTTAATCGATGCTCGCAAAATTTATGATATGCTTAAAAAGCTCAGCGTACCGGTTATTGGAATTGTGGAAAATATGAGTTATTTCATTCAAAATGACTCAGAAATATACATATTTGGAAAAGACGGCGCAAAAAAAATGTCTGAGGAGCTGGGCATCAAACTCCTAGGCAGGATTCCTCTGGATCCACAAATATGTCATGCTTCTGATTGTGGAAATCCTTTAATGTTAAGTGAAGATTTAGCAGAGATTTATGAAGACATTGCTCAAAGTATAGTTAAACAATAG
- the ubiH gene encoding 2-octaprenyl-6-methoxyphenyl hydroxylase: MNYDVIISGGGLLGLITAIGLSCDSVSVAVIEKNSLPRVVDDNRAFAISQGSKKILEKLGIWQFVESEAEPILDICILDAVTVHYNHKMVSEEPMGYVINNATIWNAINNNFLNKLNIYSPHSYKTIACDSGYVEVILDNNQELISSLLICAEGKNSKLPELFSIPTVKFDYKQSSIVFNVKHELHHQNLAVERFFPGGPFAILPMKGGYTSSIVWTEKSGISKMLMDLSEEEFIIELKKRFGSYLGEIKLEGERKLYPLSFAFAKKLYKGRVLLIGDAAHSIHPVAGQGLNLGIRDVESVIKHVVAAKAAGIDVGSSYLLKKISRNRYFDNFTMALATDGLNRMFSNRMFCAKALRNLGLIAVENSNFLKKSFIRHAMGFI, encoded by the coding sequence ATGAATTACGATGTAATCATTTCAGGTGGTGGGTTACTTGGTCTTATTACTGCCATTGGCCTTAGTTGTGACTCTGTGTCTGTAGCTGTAATTGAAAAAAATAGTCTACCACGTGTAGTAGATGACAACCGAGCATTTGCTATTTCTCAAGGTTCGAAAAAAATATTGGAAAAGTTAGGGATTTGGCAGTTTGTGGAGAGTGAAGCTGAGCCAATACTTGATATATGCATATTAGATGCGGTTACTGTGCATTACAATCATAAAATGGTTAGCGAAGAGCCAATGGGTTATGTTATCAACAATGCTACTATATGGAATGCAATCAACAATAATTTTCTGAATAAACTAAACATATACTCCCCACATTCCTATAAAACAATTGCTTGTGATTCAGGATATGTGGAAGTTATTCTTGATAATAACCAGGAATTAATATCATCGCTACTTATCTGCGCTGAAGGCAAAAACTCTAAATTACCAGAGTTATTTTCTATACCGACAGTGAAATTTGATTATAAACAAAGTAGCATAGTATTTAATGTAAAGCATGAACTGCATCACCAAAACTTAGCTGTAGAGCGTTTTTTTCCTGGCGGTCCATTTGCAATTCTACCGATGAAGGGTGGCTATACTTCTTCGATAGTTTGGACAGAAAAATCTGGAATTTCAAAAATGCTAATGGATCTGTCTGAAGAAGAATTTATTATAGAGCTCAAAAAAAGATTTGGTTCTTATTTAGGAGAGATAAAATTAGAGGGTGAAAGAAAACTTTATCCTTTAAGTTTTGCTTTCGCAAAAAAGTTATATAAGGGTAGAGTTTTGCTTATCGGCGATGCAGCACATTCAATTCATCCTGTTGCAGGTCAAGGGCTTAATCTTGGAATTAGAGATGTAGAAAGTGTTATAAAGCACGTAGTTGCCGCAAAAGCGGCTGGTATTGATGTTGGCAGTAGTTATTTATTAAAGAAAATTTCACGCAACAGATACTTTGATAATTTTACAATGGCGCTTGCAACTGATGGATTAAATAGGATGTTCTCCAACAGAATGTTCTGCGCTAAAGCACTAAGAAATCTTGGCTTGATTGCAGTTGAAAATTCAAATTTTCTCAAAAAAAGCTTCATTCGGCATGCTATGGGATTTATATAA
- a CDS encoding glutamine amidotransferase-related protein: MTTENTVNNDIVVGLLKTEEAHELGLSQNIYEMFNNFGVKTVLIDYNKIISLEKIQAESLNLAKQDETLAKKLTLDRIKVEVVKFIKEHKINRIFIPDNLHSEPFSPTSCCQLVTKAIAKIVDDNPSIHLLGICGGLQGIMNAKGIEVVSDEEKRRSHLKSAQKALQQIKIVPNSRLAELVAKFLIPNENGWFSTCFPDAYSGAVSNTPENRRKLELLGYKVAAFSSGGIIEAIEDKHGNIYFQSHPEALVVKSDKNLYLSNHKERQVSTLVAIAIINDFLYRT, encoded by the coding sequence TTGACGACAGAAAATACAGTAAATAATGACATAGTTGTTGGTTTGTTGAAAACGGAAGAAGCACATGAGCTTGGGCTATCTCAAAATATTTACGAGATGTTCAATAACTTTGGGGTTAAGACTGTACTGATTGATTATAATAAGATAATTAGCCTTGAAAAAATTCAGGCAGAGTCACTTAATCTCGCAAAACAAGATGAAACATTGGCAAAGAAGCTGACATTAGACCGAATAAAAGTTGAAGTTGTAAAGTTTATTAAAGAGCACAAAATAAATAGAATATTTATTCCAGATAATCTGCACTCAGAACCATTCTCACCCACTTCTTGCTGCCAGCTTGTTACTAAAGCAATTGCAAAAATAGTGGATGATAATCCCTCAATTCATTTGCTTGGCATATGCGGCGGTTTGCAAGGTATCATGAATGCAAAGGGAATTGAAGTAGTGAGTGATGAAGAGAAGCGAAGATCTCATTTAAAATCAGCACAGAAAGCTCTCCAACAGATAAAGATCGTTCCAAACAGCCGTTTAGCGGAATTAGTAGCTAAATTCTTAATACCTAATGAAAATGGCTGGTTTTCAACATGTTTTCCAGATGCTTATTCAGGGGCAGTAAGTAATACACCAGAAAATAGAAGAAAATTGGAGTTACTTGGATATAAAGTTGCAGCATTTTCGAGTGGTGGAATAATAGAGGCTATTGAAGATAAGCACGGTAATATTTACTTTCAAAGTCATCCAGAAGCCCTTGTTGTGAAGTCAGATAAAAACCTCTATTTATCAAATCACAAGGAACGTCAAGTGTCTACACTAGTTGCTATAGCGATTATAAATGATTTTCTTTATCGTACTTAA
- the coaD gene encoding pantetheine-phosphate adenylyltransferase produces MNINDRIGIYPGTFDPITFGHIDIIKRACKLVDKLIIGVAENVNKHIAFDTKLRTSMAENEIKGLGIDADVISFNGLLVKFAKEQNASVIIRGLRAVSDFDYEFQMSWVNYKLLPEIETIFLPASEDTQFISSSFVKEIARLGEDVSKFVSKGVQNELINLNRIKNGE; encoded by the coding sequence ATGAACATTAATGACAGAATAGGAATCTACCCTGGCACATTTGACCCTATAACTTTTGGGCATATTGACATAATCAAAAGAGCGTGTAAACTAGTCGATAAATTAATAATAGGAGTTGCAGAGAACGTTAATAAGCATATTGCCTTTGACACAAAGCTACGCACAAGCATGGCTGAAAATGAAATTAAAGGACTAGGAATTGATGCAGATGTTATATCTTTTAATGGGTTGCTAGTGAAGTTTGCCAAAGAGCAGAATGCTTCTGTTATTATTAGAGGATTAAGAGCAGTATCGGATTTTGATTACGAGTTTCAAATGAGTTGGGTAAATTATAAACTTCTTCCTGAAATCGAAACCATATTTCTTCCTGCTTCTGAAGATACTCAATTTATCTCATCAAGTTTTGTAAAGGAAATAGCAAGATTAGGAGAAGATGTTAGCAAATTTGTATCAAAAGGCGTTCAAAACGAATTGATTAACCTGAATAGGATAAAAAATGGAGAATAG
- a CDS encoding zinc-finger domain-containing protein: MSRVRVNKRKVCCHGDENDEGSGHPLIYLDMGEEEEIACPYCEKTFVHDCTVEAVGELTRDEL, encoded by the coding sequence ATGTCAAGAGTGAGGGTTAATAAAAGAAAAGTTTGTTGTCATGGTGATGAGAATGATGAGGGTTCTGGCCATCCATTAATATATTTAGATATGGGAGAAGAAGAGGAAATAGCCTGCCCTTATTGTGAAAAGACGTTTGTCCATGACTGTACTGTAGAAGCGGTTGGGGAGCTGACTAGGGATGAACTCTAA
- a CDS encoding phosphatidate cytidylyltransferase yields MVDNNFIIRMLSSIVILFIFSFATYFSDLSFYLLIFSIAVLSSFEWYNLTQGNKILYIFALLLIALPSASLIYLYNLPQGKYALVWFVLTIWGIDITAYLFGKNFGGAKICPILSPGKTWTGLLGAILAGVVCTIFGSIFFGLFSIFYSPIIGLAIAILAQLGDFTESLVKRAYGVKDSGSMIPGHGGVLDRMDSFIFTAPLIAIYIG; encoded by the coding sequence ATGGTAGATAATAATTTTATAATTAGAATGTTGTCCTCAATAGTAATATTATTCATATTTTCCTTTGCTACATATTTCAGTGATTTATCGTTTTACCTATTGATTTTTTCAATAGCAGTTTTATCTTCTTTTGAATGGTATAATCTAACCCAAGGAAACAAAATTTTATACATTTTTGCATTATTATTGATTGCACTACCAAGCGCCTCATTAATATATTTATATAATCTACCACAGGGAAAATACGCATTAGTATGGTTCGTCTTAACCATTTGGGGAATTGACATTACTGCCTACCTATTTGGTAAGAATTTTGGTGGAGCTAAAATTTGCCCAATTCTTAGCCCTGGAAAAACTTGGACAGGACTTCTTGGTGCGATTTTAGCTGGAGTAGTGTGCACAATTTTTGGATCAATATTTTTTGGTCTATTTTCAATTTTTTATTCTCCAATCATTGGCCTTGCAATTGCTATTCTAGCGCAACTTGGCGATTTCACTGAGTCGCTTGTTAAAAGAGCTTACGGTGTTAAAGATAGTGGAAGTATGATACCTGGCCATGGGGGAGTGCTCGATCGTATGGATAGTTTCATTTTTACTGCCCCTCTTATTGCTATTTACATAGGCTAA